In the Pogona vitticeps strain Pit_001003342236 chromosome 2, PviZW2.1, whole genome shotgun sequence genome, GCATGTTGTGCACTTCTTGACCCCTTCTAAGTTCAGACTTGTTTGCCCTACACCCACCAGCTACTGGATGCCACCATTTCCAGACATGGTGCGCGAGGGCGAGCAAACAAATCCAAGGGGCCTGTCAGCCTTTCAGAGATTACTACTTCTGGCCTAGAACAACACCCTTCCTGCTCCCCCTCCATCCATTACCATTTGTGTAGGGATTGGCTGCCTTCTTGTTGGTCATGACTCGTGCGGTGGCGTTGTTCACCTGGGGAGAGAAAACAGTGCAGAGAGTCAGTTCTCGGATCCAAATATTATCCCTCTGCCCCGGAAGAGACTTGGGATTGGAGACACCAGGAAAGTTTCAGGATTCACACACTCCAATCAGAATTTGGGTCAGAAGCCCCACAGCAGAGCTTGGACTGGGGATCCCTAGGGGCGATCCCCTCAGCCTTGATGGCCATATTGGGCCTCAGGATTTCCTCATCGCCATCCTGGGCGTTCCACCCACAGCGCTTCCTAACAGGCAGGCTTGAGACAGGTGTGGGACGTCGGAATGAGCTGTGGCAGTTTTGTCAGTTTGTAAGGAAACGTTCCTGAAACTCCCCCATTTCCAGGGTCACGCTCGCAGCTGACATGCAGGGTCCTGCTCAGACATCATGCACCTTGGGAGCACAGTTCACTGGACAGGCCATGCCACGCCACACGAGAGAAGAACGAAGAACCCAAACACAGAGCAAAAGGGGCAGAAGCTCCAGCAGAAGAGGATGTTGTGGGTAAAAAAACACAGCGCTCTCTGTCTTCCCCACAGCTCTGGTAAAGGAGGACTAAGTACCTTTGGCTACACCTTATGGGGCACAGCTCTGGCCAGCAAGAAACACCCGACAGTTCAGAGAGCTGGTTATGACCTATGAAACCCTATAGAGTTTGGGTCTGGGCTATCCGAAGGACTATATCTCCCTATATGAGCCTTCTCGGCCCAGAAGACCTTCAGAAAAGGCTCTTCTCTTGGTCCACGTTTGAAAGGgccacaagagagggccttttctacaattgctcccaggttgtggaaggaTCTCCCTTGCAAGGCCAGGGAGGACCCCACCTTCCTTTTACCCTTTCAGCCAGCAGTCAAAGACCCACCCCTTCAAACCCCTCTTTTAATAACTGTGATTGAGTCCCTGGATGCTGGGCGTCCCCTCCTCCCAGTTTGTTattcaggttttaaatgcttttaattacttaatgattttttttactgattattgcaatttaattactttttaatctgtaatttactgtgtttttaatattgttttaacattgtgagccaccttgggtctcctcactggaagaaagatggcctacaaatgatacaaataactaaataaatgaaCTCTTAGGACTGAACCAATTAAGACATTCTTCATTTGCATCTTAAGAGAGATTTAAACTGAAACTGCTCACCAATTAGTATGTTAAGGGTAAACGGCCAGGAGGCAAATCAActtttttggagggagggagggagggataacTGTTAGTTTATTGCACAAAAAATGGAGTCTTATGGGACCCTGAAGACTAACTACTTTTCTccagcataagcttttgtgaactacCCTCTCCCTCCTGCTGATCATGTGGCAACCTGACTCCTGAAATCTCTTCTGTAGGCTTGAGTTCAACTTGGTTTCCCAATCTGAGAAGATTTAAATGCTTAGCAGCATCATATTATATCTTTTAGCTTTGCCTCACCTCCTTGCTGCTCCTACCTTACTCTTGCTGGAgacactctcccttctcctctgcatTCCCCCATCCCTCCATCCTTTGGCATTCACCATCATCGGACATGCAACATCCACTCGCCCGCTTGCTTGTTTTGTGAGGCCCCAGAGGTAGAAatggttctctttctctctctttttttttgaatatgtgtgtgtgtgtgtgtgtgtagggggtggAATAGCAAGTGTGGTTCCTAATGCCCGACGCAGAGCAGGCAGTGCACCTGTTCGCACCTCAATTTTGCGTCCCTCTACGATGGTGCCGTTCAGCTTCTCCCGTGCCCGATCGGCATCTGCACTAGTTTCAAAAGTTACAAACCCAAAACCCTGTGAgtaggggagagaaaggaagaaggagagagaaaaagagaaagagagagagagagagagtgattgggaagggagagagggaggagaaagaggaggggagcagaaaggggggaggagaaaaagatggcgaaagagagaaaaggggtgggtgggaaggacagGACAGAAAGAAGGGGTGAGTAAGGAGCAGCAGAGACAGAACCCCCCAGGGCCTGGGGGGGCGAAGAGACAGGATGTGACATTTCCAAGCCACCCTAGGGCTGGGGGAGAAGGGACAAagcaaggagaaagggagggtcaGGCTTGAAAGGAATAGGACAGACACGGGCTTCCCAAGAGTCAAAGGCTGCAGGACAAGGCATGACAGAGTGCAGTGGCATCACCCTCGGCCTAGAGGAATGGGGTCCCAGGTGGGTAGGGGCCATGAGCAAGTTATTCCAGGATGAGCCCCTGGGGCTTGCAGTGGGTTCCAGCCAGTCTCTCCTCCACCCTGAGGCTCAACATCATCCAAGTTTCTGTGTGTGGGTTGGGGGTGGTGGGTTGGGTCAGAGTGTGTAGTACTTGAGGGGCAAAGTTCAGTCCTGGTCACCACATGCAATTGTCCCCACTGAATCCCGGCCACCCATTTGCAATTAGATCTGTTAGTGCTGGAGGTGGGGAACAAGGATTTGAACtgggaaaagaatgaaacaagggAGGGAGGTCTATATGTTCCCTCCCCTCCTGACATGCTCCTGATCCAATCTTCCCAACACCGAAACCCCACACCCATCCTGCACTGGTGTGTTTGAGGTCTGAACAAGAATCTGGGACGATCTGATCACTGAATGTATATATAACAGTCTGGTTTGGACCTGGGAGCTGACTCTGGAACTGATAGCTGAGGCTTGAAAAGCTCAGGGCACCCAATGTATCATCCTAGAAATTAAATTCCAATTCTATTAATAAAATATTCTACTGTTTTATTTCTCACATAAAACTTTACCCTTTGTCCCAGGTGAAATATTTTGTCTCTCCTTTATTGGTAGTGATTTCCAGTTTCACCATGAGAGGGTGTTCTTTTCCTGCGTTAGCTACATGGTTGTAGCTCCCCCTTGTTTTTATCATCCTACATGTTGTACTTCATCGGGCATGTATAGAACCCAGATAGTTGAGCACCTTCATTCAGCGCATTTGCTTTTTAGGGTGGTGAGTTAAAAGGCCAAAATATAAAACTGGGCTGGGGTGGAGGACAAGTGGGGCAGGTGACAGATGTGGCTAGAAACTGGCAGGGAAGTTGactcacaggaaggaaggaactctCAGAGAGACCTGGGAGGGGCAGGAGTAAAGAACGGAGAAGGTATAATAATCTGACCCTTGGGAAGATGCCCCCACAGTGACATTCAGGTTGTACCAGAAATCAACACGTTGAACCTACCTTGGAACCGCGCTCATTGAAAATGATCTCAACATCCAGGATCTTTCCAAATtgctggggaaaggggggaaaaaaacacaggagTTGGAAGttgaaaaatggggggggggtttggagtcGACAGCCCTTTCAGTCTAGTAACAGGATCTTGAAACTCTGATTTATTTTCAGTGGGCAAGATTTGCAGGCAACCTCTGAAATTAGGAGGCATTTATTACATCTGTACAAATCCAGGGGCCTGTCACAACAGTTAAGAGATGCCTCTCTGTTTCCCAGGAGCTGCTGAGATCCCTCTCCGACCCCGGGAGACGCGCAGCAACAAGACCGATCAGTCCcaagtccaaccatctcatctatTGCCAAGGAGCAATGCTAGCTTTCCCCCAATGCTAAGACAAACGAGAAAGGTCCATCTTGCTGGTTGTAGGTCCCAGGATATAAGAGAGGAACCAGAAGGGAACTGTGCCTGCCATGGCATTTCTGGACCAGAGACTCAAGGGCAAGGAAGAGAGTGAGAGGCCCCATGTGGGCTATTAGGAGATGCCACGGCAATGGTCTGTGGAGGAGAGGTGCCGATGACCCGACCGCTTGTGGGCAGGAATGGCTGACAATGACGTTTTGACCCAGCAGCATTTGCCTTTGCCTGCCTGGGTCCCAGCACCTTCCACAGAGAGCCAGTTTGTTGGGTTATTAGGCAAGGAGGAAGCAGGAGGGCTCACCCCAAACATTTGCCGCAGATCAGGGTCCCGAAAGCGGAAAGGGATGTTGGAAACGTGTAACCGTTTGGGCTGCTGCTTGTCAGAGCCGCTCTCCGACGGGTGTAGCGTCTGGTTGTCTGTCTGTGCCGCTTCATCTGTCTGCTGCGGGAAGGAAATAAGAACTCCATTGTGACTCCTTCCCTCTTTCAACTTCGATTTGTGTGTGCGTTTGTCCACACACGCCCATGTGTCTGCAGGCATACAATTCTTACCCTCCACTGCAAAGGCAGACAGCAGAGGTGTGGGATCACTGCAAGTGTACCTCTATTTGGCTGCTGGATTTTGTTTGGGGCAAATGGTTTTTgaggatgtaaaaaaaaagtcttctgcaTCACACAATGCTAACCTTTTAATCAGAAATTGGTAAAATTATCTTCGTGGGCACCacaccctggccagcagagtcaCTGGAATGCTCTTAAGAAGTGTAACCCTTTCCCATAACATCCGGCCTCCACGTCTATTCCTCCCTCCCATTTCTCACCTCTTTGCCAAAGGTCTGGATTGCTTCCAGAGGGCTTCCCCTCACCTGCCCATCATTccactgctgcctcctcttcAGCTACCCCTCcctatttccctccctccctccctctgagcTCTCCCTCACCTGCTGCCACAGGCCACTGGCATCCACTGGGATTGCTGGCCGCTCACCCCAGATGGCCCAACTCACCTCTAGGGAACGGGCTGGAGGAGGGACCAGCACAATGGCATAGGACTTTGGCCCAGGGGACATTGGGAAGCTGTGACCCAGTTCAAATCTCACATCATCTACGAATCCACTATTGGGCCTTTTCCAAGCCTTTACTCTTTTAGACTCAACCTATCCAATATAAAAGGCCAGCCTACCTTGCAGGGCATTTTCAAGGATTTTCTAAGGATAACTGATCATGTCTGAATATAAGTGGGAAAGCACTGGTGTAGatacatatgggggggggggaggagaggggcgATAGCACTAAAAAGTGTGGGTTTGACCCTAAGCTCACACCTGTTCTGGCAGATACACACAGGCAGGGCAGCAgagctgccttccctagccgggTGGTGGCGAACAGCCAGCCTGGCACTCAGGGACTGAGAGGAGCAGCTGGAAACTGCTCACTCAGCACTTCTTTGCTGAGCTGCATTACAACCACATCACTGGCACAATGGGATTGGCAAGCAGCCAAGCAGGTAGATTACAAGTGATTAGGGAGACGAGGGGAGCCAGGAAACTTTAGCACTGAGCCACAAATGCCCATGGGGGCAGAGAGGCGCTGGAATTGCCTCTGCGCACAAACTGGCCTCCCGCTGCACAAGCCCTCTGCTATTGCAGCCCTGCTCCATTCTGACCCTGACCCACAATCTCCGGTCCTCAGGATCTAAGGTGGAGTAAGGCAGACAAGCCAGGAGGAGGTCTGACTTGCTCCTTGAGTCCTGCCCTTTGCCCATAAGGGTTCCCCCAAGTCTGGAATCAGTAAAGCTTCTAGCACGATCTGCTTCCCTAGCCAAGATCTACAGTATCTTCCGACTTCACATCTAACTCAATGTGGGCACCACCCAATTGTATTTTGGAGAGAgattccctctccccctttcccaCCAGATAGTCTGCTTTCTTCAGCCACTCCATACCCCCCAGTGCACAGGCCAGTGCTAAGCCAGGACAGGTTGCCACTAGAGACTGCAATCTCTGCATGGAGTCTGTTCTTACCGGGACTGTTTGTGTGCCTGCTATGGATTGCGTGCTGGCATCAGTGCCTGGCTGTTCGGTGTGGCTCTGTGCTGGCGTATAGAGAGTCAAGGCATGCTCAGGTACTGTGCTCTGCCCTGAGTAGTCCTGTGCGGGGTGCGGGTGTGGTGGAGGTCCGTACTCTGCAGGGATGCCATTCTGCGGGGGCGGAGGGTACGTGGCTGGCGGGTAGGGCTGGGCCATCGCGTCAGGTGGAGCCGTGGCGTCCTGGTTGCCCTGCAGAGACAGAACGAGAGAAACACATTTACTCAAGAGTCAAAACCAGATGATCGCCTGGGAATATTCAATCTTGGGGTGAATTACCAAAGCGTCATTTGAGGTACCAGAATTGTTTCTCAGCGCAAGGCTGCAGCTGAAGGGGTGTCTCACATGCCATGTAGTGAGgtgctaaatgaatgaatgaatgaatgaatgaatgaatgaatgaatgaatgaatgtaaatTCTGTAGCAGCTTGAACTGGAGGGGTATGAGGAATGATGCACATGGCAACAGTGTGCAAGTGTACATATATTTATCCTGGTTTTCCCTAGCACTTCCTGGCTGCTAGAAATctattctttaaaaagagaaaaagagctaATATACTCAGGATGTCAAATCCTGGACCAGATAACAATATCTACACATATGGAGTGGTGGTTATGATATTCCATGGGAGGCACCTATTTGCCCACATGCTTCCTTTGGGCATTTCTGTTTCCTGAGATCAAGGAAGGGCTCAACCAATCTATTCAttaatccttatttatttattaagtacATATCTGGGGCACCTTTCAAGGTGGCCTACAATATAAAATATGCCAATCATTATTCCTACAAGTCAGTCAATCAGTTTGAACAAATGGAAGAGTGAGCCATAGACCAAGACAAGCTCAAAGCCTGAACCCCCATAGGTCAGtgcaaattaaataataa is a window encoding:
- the RBFOX3 gene encoding RNA binding protein fox-1 homolog 3 isoform X7; this translates as MAQPYPPATYPPPPQNGIPAEYGPPPHPHPAQDYSGQSTVPEHALTLYTPAQSHTEQPGTDASTQSIAGTQTVPQTDEAAQTDNQTLHPSESGSDKQQPKRLHVSNIPFRFRDPDLRQMFGQFGKILDVEIIFNERGSKGFGFVTFETSADADRAREKLNGTIVEGRKIEVNNATARVMTNKKAANPYTNGWKLNPVVGTVYGPEFYAVTGFPYPATGTAVAYRGAHLRGRGRTVYNTFRAAPPPPPIPTYGAVVYQDGFYGAEIYGGYAAYRYAQPAAAAAAAYSDRVGNSAIPQFLTLPPVFAPSYGRVYAAADPYHHTIGPAATYSIGTMASLYRGGYSRFTPY
- the RBFOX3 gene encoding RNA binding protein fox-1 homolog 3 isoform X2, which codes for MLCSMANSGCLLVSNSALLPHSLPCPPAFLYLQQGNQDATAPPDAMAQPYPPATYPPPPQNGIPAEYGPPPHPHPAQDYSGQSTVPEHALTLYTPAQSHTEQPGTDASTQSIAGTQTVPQTDEAAQTDNQTLHPSESGSDKQQPKRLHVSNIPFRFRDPDLRQMFGQFGKILDVEIIFNERGSKGFGFVTFETSADADRAREKLNGTIVEGRKIEVNNATARVMTNKKAANPYTNGWKLNPVVGTVYGPEFYAVTGFPYPATGTAVAYRGAHLRGRGRTVYNTFRAAPPPPPIPTYGAVVYQDGFYGAEIYGGYAAYRYAQPAAAAAAAYSDRVGNSAIPQFLTLPPVFAPSYGRVYAAADPYHHTIGPAATYSIGTM
- the RBFOX3 gene encoding RNA binding protein fox-1 homolog 3 isoform X9, which produces MLCSMANSGCLLVSNSALLPHSLPCPPAFLYLQQGNQDATAPPDAMAQPYPPATYPPPPQNGIPAEYGPPPHPHPAQDYSGQSTVPEHALTLYTPAQSHTEQPGTDASTQSIAGTQTVPQTDEAAQTDNQTLHPSESGSDKQQPKRLHVSNIPFRFRDPDLRQMFGQFGKILDVEIIFNERGSKVNNATARVMTNKKAANPYTNGWKLNPVVGTVYGPEFYAVTGFPYPATGTAVAYRGAHLRGRGRTVYNTFRAAPPPPPIPTYGAVVYQDGFYGAEIYGGYAAYRYAQPAAAAAAAYSDSYGRVYAAADPYHHTIGPAATYSIGTM
- the RBFOX3 gene encoding RNA binding protein fox-1 homolog 3 isoform X6, which produces MLCSMANSGCLLVSNSALLPHSLPCPPAFLYLQQGNQDATAPPDAMAQPYPPATYPPPPQNGIPAEYGPPPHPHPAQDYSGQSTVPEHALTLYTPAQSHTEQPGTDASTQSIAGTQTVPQTDEAAQTDNQTLHPSESGSDKQQPKRLHVSNIPFRFRDPDLRQMFGQFGKILDVEIIFNERGSKGFGFVTFETSADADRAREKLNGTIVEGRKIEVNNATARVMTNKKAANPYTNGWKLNPVVGTVYGPEFYAVTGFPYPATGTAVAYRGAHLRGRGRTVYNTFRAAPPPPPIPTYGAVVYQDGFYGAEIYGGYAAYRYAQPAAAAAAAYSDSYGRVYAAADPYHHTIGPAATYSIGTM
- the RBFOX3 gene encoding RNA binding protein fox-1 homolog 3 isoform X4, producing the protein MMMYFWGNQDATAPPDAMAQPYPPATYPPPPQNGIPAEYGPPPHPHPAQDYSGQSTVPEHALTLYTPAQSHTEQPGTDASTQSIAGTQTVPQTDEAAQTDNQTLHPSESGSDKQQPKRLHVSNIPFRFRDPDLRQMFGQFGKILDVEIIFNERGSKGFGFVTFETSADADRAREKLNGTIVEGRKIEVNNATARVMTNKKAANPYTNGWKLNPVVGTVYGPEFYAVTGFPYPATGTAVAYRGAHLRGRGRTVYNTFRAAPPPPPIPTYGAVVYQDGFYGAEIYGGYAAYRYAQPAAAAAAAYSDRVGNSAIPQFLTLPPVFAPSYGRVYAAADPYHHTIGPAATYSIGTMASLYRGGYSRFTPY
- the RBFOX3 gene encoding RNA binding protein fox-1 homolog 3 isoform X3, producing MLCSMANSGCLLVSNSALLPHSLPCPPAFLYLQQGNQDATAPPDAMAQPYPPATYPPPPQNGIPAEYGPPPHPHPAQDYSGQSTVPEHALTLYTPAQSHTEQPGTDASTQSIAGTQTVPQTDEAAQTDNQTLHPSESGSDKQQPKRLHVSNIPFRFRDPDLRQMFGQFGKILDVEIIFNERGSKGFGFVTFETSADADRAREKLNGTIVEGRKIEVNNATARVMTNKKAANPYTNGWKLNPVVGTVYGPEFYAVTGFPYPATGTAVAYRGAHLRGRGRTVYNTFRAAPPPPPIPTYGAVVYQDGFYGAEIYGGYAAYRYAQPAAAAAAAYSDSYGRVYAAADPYHHTIGPAATYSIGTMASLYRGGYSRFTPY
- the RBFOX3 gene encoding RNA binding protein fox-1 homolog 3 isoform X1, encoding MLCSMANSGCLLVSNSALLPHSLPCPPAFLYLQQGNQDATAPPDAMAQPYPPATYPPPPQNGIPAEYGPPPHPHPAQDYSGQSTVPEHALTLYTPAQSHTEQPGTDASTQSIAGTQTVPQTDEAAQTDNQTLHPSESGSDKQQPKRLHVSNIPFRFRDPDLRQMFGQFGKILDVEIIFNERGSKGFGFVTFETSADADRAREKLNGTIVEGRKIEVNNATARVMTNKKAANPYTNGWKLNPVVGTVYGPEFYAVTGFPYPATGTAVAYRGAHLRGRGRTVYNTFRAAPPPPPIPTYGAVVYQDGFYGAEIYGGYAAYRYAQPAAAAAAAYSDRVGNSAIPQFLTLPPVFAPSYGRVYAAADPYHHTIGPAATYSIGTMASLYRGGYSRFTPY